A single genomic interval of Centropristis striata isolate RG_2023a ecotype Rhode Island chromosome 8, C.striata_1.0, whole genome shotgun sequence harbors:
- the si:dkey-30e9.6 gene encoding uncharacterized protein si:dkey-30e9.6, protein MFVKTGKYLSGPYKNPKSHNFRPLNEDLPDIVTTYDRDPGNLNLKLKNLDIVQTTGSESNFSSRETRKRMDTYKPAEPRWDAKLILPQLPWPPKSASYTRHRRRRGAYSAFLDRVEEKLSRSWENT, encoded by the exons ATGTTTGTCAAGACTGGGAAGTACCTTTCTGGGCCGTACAAGAACCCCAAATCACATAACTTCAGACCG CTCAATGAGGACCTTCCAGACATAGTTACTACATATGACAGAGATCCTGGTAACCTgaatttaaaattaaagaaCTTGGACATTG ttcaaaCCACTGGATCCGAGTCCAACTTTAGCTCAAGGGAGACCAGGAAAAGAATGGACACGTATAAACCTGCAGAGCCCAGATGGGATGCGAAGCTCATACTCCCTCAGCTGCCCTGGCCACCAAAATCTGCTTCTTATACT AGACACCGACGAAGAAGAGGAGCTTACAGTGCATTCTTGGATCGTGTGGAGGAAAAACTCTCAAGATCATGggaaaatacataa
- the arl4aa gene encoding ADP-ribosylation factor-like 4aa: MGNGLSEQPSFLSNVPFFQSFHIAILGLDSAGKTTVLYRLQFNEFVNTVPTKGFNAEKVKVSLGGHRTVTFHFWDVGGQEKLRPLWKSYTRCTDGIIFVVDSVDAERMEEAKTELHKIAKTSENQGVPLLVVANKQDLRHSLGLAEIEKLLALKELGPATPWHLQPTCAIIGDGLREGLERLHDMILKRRKVLRQQRKKR, from the coding sequence ATGGGGAATGGATTATCAGAACAACCTAGCTTCCTCTCAAATGTGCCGTTTTTCCAGTCGTTTCACATCGCCATCCTTGGGCTTGACTCCGCTGGGAAGACCACCGTTCTCTACAGACTGCAGTTCAATGAGTTTGTGAACACTGTTCCCACCAAAGGTTTCAATGCTGAGAAGGTGAAAGTGTCTCTTGGCGGCCACAGGACTGTGACGTTCCACTTCTGGGATGTTGGTGGCCAGGAGAAGCTACGCCCCCTGTGGAAGTCGTATACACGATGCACGGACGGCATCATATTCGTGGTGGACTCTGTGGATGCGGAGCGCATGGAGGAGGCCAAAACGGAGCTCCATAAAATCGCCAAGACCTCTGAGAACCAGGGGGTGCCCCTGCTGGTGGTAGCCAACAAACAGGACTTGAGGCACTCTTTGGGACTTGCTGAGATTGAGAAGTTGCTGGCACTGAAAGAACTGGGCCCTGCAACTCCCTGGCACCTGCAGCCAACCTGCGCCATCATTGGCGATGGACTCAGGGAGGGCCTGGAGAGACTCCATGACATGATCCTTAAAAGGAGAAAGGTCTTGCGGCAGCAGAGGAAAAAGAGATAA